The Sinomonas sp. P10A9 genome includes a window with the following:
- a CDS encoding electron transfer flavoprotein subunit alpha/FixB family protein, with protein MAEVLVHIEGATGSAPSARALIAFAARLGDPVAVVTVPGALPAGVAETLAAAGAARVVVSETPDAGSLLVTPAVDALEAALAASGSVAAIVAADSAEGREVAARLAVRSGLPYFGDVVGAEVEGPAVAVTKSVLGGSYMVRFIADLAPILAVRPGVDSPSGRHCPVVVENIEVGASVVERTEILASEPPEGDETRPELAAADVVVSGGRGIGSRDQFVLVEQLADAFGAAVGASRAAVDAGFCDPQLQVGQTGATVAPKLYLALGISGATQHQAGMLGAQTIVAINRDEDAPIFDIADFGVVGDIFDVVPRLLEELSRARS; from the coding sequence ATGGCTGAAGTCCTTGTCCATATTGAGGGAGCAACGGGAAGCGCCCCGTCTGCTCGGGCTCTCATTGCGTTCGCCGCGCGCCTGGGAGACCCCGTGGCCGTCGTGACAGTCCCGGGAGCCCTGCCTGCAGGCGTTGCCGAGACGCTGGCGGCAGCGGGTGCGGCCCGGGTCGTCGTGTCTGAAACGCCCGATGCGGGTTCGCTCCTCGTGACGCCGGCCGTGGACGCCCTTGAGGCTGCGCTGGCGGCGTCGGGCAGTGTTGCGGCCATCGTTGCCGCGGACAGTGCCGAAGGGCGTGAGGTCGCAGCACGGCTGGCGGTGAGAAGCGGTCTCCCGTATTTCGGCGATGTCGTCGGGGCAGAGGTCGAGGGACCGGCTGTCGCAGTCACCAAGTCGGTCCTTGGCGGCAGCTACATGGTCCGGTTCATCGCAGACTTGGCCCCGATTCTGGCCGTCCGGCCGGGCGTGGATTCACCGTCCGGGCGGCATTGTCCTGTGGTCGTAGAGAACATCGAGGTTGGCGCTTCCGTTGTGGAGCGAACCGAGATACTTGCCTCCGAGCCGCCTGAGGGTGATGAGACCCGTCCTGAACTGGCGGCGGCCGATGTCGTCGTCTCCGGCGGGCGTGGCATCGGGTCCAGGGATCAGTTCGTTCTGGTGGAGCAGCTAGCAGATGCTTTCGGCGCGGCCGTGGGAGCGTCTCGTGCAGCAGTCGACGCCGGGTTCTGCGATCCTCAGCTTCAGGTGGGCCAAACGGGTGCTACGGTGGCGCCCAAGCTCTACCTCGCACTTGGAATTTCGGGAGCCACGCAGCATCAGGCGGGGATGCTGGGGGCGCAGACGATCGTCGCGATCAATCGGGACGAGGATGCTCCTATCTTCGACATCGCGGACTTCGGAGTGGTGGGAGACATTTTCGATGTAGTCCCCCGGCTCCTGGAGGAGCTGAGCAGGGCTCGATCCTGA
- a CDS encoding FadR/GntR family transcriptional regulator: MTEQAGDPFSAARKGEEPLFTRVRARRGFEYVSEQIRDALASGRLKPGGRLPAEREMAQIFGVSRQGVREALRGLEMSGLVESRPGVNGGVFIRPGDPSVVTRAVNDLASLGVLSSESLLEARILLTSDVVRLVCERATEEDFAKLEADVAEVEQYQDAIGEAGSSRTVRITHFYSLLAEATHNEVLLMLMNSLTDVVQIRLNKAGPRPLTDVGKMRRKLIRLLRKGDAETAVKEMTAHLKRVEARLNEREDELAG; this comes from the coding sequence ATGACAGAGCAGGCGGGGGACCCGTTCAGCGCGGCGCGCAAGGGCGAGGAACCCCTTTTCACGCGGGTCCGGGCACGGCGGGGCTTCGAGTATGTGTCCGAGCAGATCAGGGATGCCCTCGCCTCTGGACGGCTCAAGCCTGGAGGGCGGCTGCCTGCTGAGCGCGAGATGGCCCAGATCTTCGGAGTGAGCCGCCAGGGCGTGCGCGAGGCGCTGCGCGGTCTGGAGATGAGCGGCCTTGTTGAGTCTCGCCCGGGAGTCAACGGGGGAGTGTTCATCCGTCCGGGGGACCCGAGCGTGGTCACGCGGGCCGTCAACGACCTAGCCTCCCTGGGGGTGCTCTCGTCAGAGAGCCTTCTCGAGGCTCGGATTCTGCTGACCTCTGACGTCGTCCGGCTGGTATGCGAGCGGGCGACCGAGGAGGACTTCGCGAAGCTCGAGGCAGATGTTGCCGAGGTCGAGCAGTACCAGGATGCGATCGGCGAGGCCGGCAGTTCCCGCACGGTCCGTATCACGCACTTCTACAGCTTGCTGGCCGAGGCCACTCACAACGAAGTGCTCCTCATGCTCATGAACTCGCTCACCGATGTAGTTCAGATTCGGCTCAACAAGGCTGGTCCGCGGCCTCTGACGGACGTTGGCAAGATGCGGCGCAAGCTCATCCGCCTCCTCCGCAAGGGGGACGCGGAGACGGCCGTGAAGGAGATGACAGCGCATCTCAAGCGCGTGGAGGCCCGCCTCAACGAGCGCGAGGATGAGCTCGCCGGCTGA
- a CDS encoding SDR family NAD(P)-dependent oxidoreductase, which translates to MRLANRKIIVTAAASGMGRAGVELFTSEGATVAAIDRDEASLGNLVAQVSATGGKVEGFVADLSDAAATNEVFDRAVSWLGGLNGFWSHAGMPGPSDIEDFDLEHYRTVVDLNVTQHTILSGRAVSQMKQEGGGSIVFTSSAVALVGSQQSPVYSSVKAALVGLTKGLAVRYAAEGIRVNAICPSMVATPMLYNDFMKSDTRFSKEETEARFVSAIPLGRPAQPVEIAHAALWLLSEDSSFVTGVALPVDGGLVAR; encoded by the coding sequence ATGCGTCTGGCCAACAGGAAGATCATCGTTACCGCGGCAGCGTCAGGGATGGGCCGAGCGGGAGTCGAGCTTTTCACGAGTGAAGGGGCGACCGTCGCCGCGATCGACCGGGACGAGGCCAGCCTGGGGAATCTCGTCGCCCAAGTCAGTGCCACCGGCGGCAAAGTCGAAGGCTTCGTCGCGGACCTGTCCGACGCGGCCGCAACGAACGAAGTCTTCGACCGGGCCGTCTCCTGGCTCGGTGGGCTCAACGGGTTCTGGAGCCACGCGGGAATGCCCGGACCGAGCGACATCGAAGACTTCGATCTCGAGCACTACCGCACCGTGGTCGACCTCAATGTCACACAGCACACCATCCTCTCGGGCCGGGCGGTCTCCCAGATGAAGCAGGAGGGCGGCGGCTCGATCGTCTTCACTTCCTCTGCAGTGGCACTTGTCGGCTCGCAGCAGAGCCCTGTCTACTCTTCGGTCAAGGCCGCCCTCGTGGGTCTGACCAAGGGACTCGCTGTCCGCTACGCGGCGGAGGGCATCCGCGTCAACGCGATATGCCCCTCGATGGTGGCCACGCCCATGCTGTACAACGACTTCATGAAGTCCGACACACGCTTCAGCAAGGAGGAGACTGAAGCCCGCTTCGTTTCTGCCATTCCTCTGGGCCGCCCTGCCCAGCCCGTGGAGATCGCCCACGCAGCTCTCTGGCTGCTCTCGGAAGACTCTTCGTTTGTCACAGGCGTCGCCCTGCCGGTGGACGGCGGACTGGTCGCCCGCTGA
- a CDS encoding NAD-dependent succinate-semialdehyde dehydrogenase, which yields MASVATIDGAQALADVRTELFIGGEWRPATGGAEFDVVDPSTGQPLCRVADATVGDALAALDAAVATQPAFAATTPRERSRMLYRAWELLGERRDALAVLMTLEAGKPVAESRAEIELAREFVLHFAEEAVRISGNYQESPNGGSRMIVVHQPVGPTLLVTPWNFPMSMGCRKVAPAIAAGCTVVVKPAKETPLTMLALAEIFREAGVPSGAVNVVTTSSSSSVVGPLIASGKARKLSFTGSTEVGRTLLAQASEHVMKTSMELGGNAPFIVFDDADLDNALEALMLTKMRNAGETCTAANRIFVHRSVIDEFSSRLAQQMSGFTMGRGVDEGVDLGPLINARQQASVGELVNDAVERGAELMVGGKAPDLPGFFFEPTVLKNVPADARIRHEEIFGPVAPLVAFDTEEEVIALANDTEYGLVSYLFTENLRRAIRVAEAMESGMVGLNQGSVSNAAAPFGGIKQSGLGREGGPEGIAEFLETKFIAVQL from the coding sequence GTGGCAAGCGTTGCAACCATTGACGGCGCGCAGGCGCTGGCTGACGTCCGTACGGAGCTTTTCATCGGCGGCGAATGGCGCCCGGCCACTGGCGGAGCGGAGTTCGACGTGGTCGACCCGTCCACCGGGCAGCCGCTGTGCAGGGTCGCCGATGCGACCGTGGGTGACGCTCTCGCAGCCCTCGACGCTGCCGTCGCCACCCAGCCGGCCTTCGCTGCGACGACGCCCCGGGAGCGCTCCCGCATGCTCTACCGGGCCTGGGAGCTGCTCGGAGAGCGCAGGGATGCGCTGGCGGTCCTCATGACCCTCGAGGCCGGCAAGCCGGTCGCCGAGTCGAGGGCCGAGATCGAACTCGCCCGCGAGTTCGTCCTGCACTTCGCCGAGGAAGCTGTCCGCATCTCGGGGAACTACCAGGAGAGCCCGAACGGGGGCAGCCGCATGATCGTCGTGCACCAGCCGGTGGGTCCGACCCTCCTCGTCACGCCCTGGAACTTCCCCATGTCCATGGGGTGCCGAAAGGTAGCCCCCGCGATCGCCGCTGGCTGCACGGTCGTGGTCAAGCCAGCCAAGGAGACGCCGCTGACCATGCTCGCCCTCGCCGAGATCTTCCGGGAGGCGGGCGTCCCCTCCGGGGCTGTCAACGTTGTCACGACCAGTTCGTCCTCCTCGGTCGTGGGCCCTCTCATCGCCTCGGGCAAGGCGCGCAAGCTGTCCTTCACCGGCTCTACCGAGGTAGGCAGGACGCTCCTCGCCCAGGCCTCGGAGCACGTCATGAAGACTTCGATGGAGCTCGGTGGCAACGCCCCCTTCATTGTGTTCGACGACGCCGACCTCGACAACGCGCTCGAGGCGCTCATGCTCACGAAGATGCGCAACGCCGGGGAGACCTGCACGGCGGCCAACCGGATCTTCGTGCACCGTTCCGTCATCGATGAGTTCTCCTCGCGCCTTGCACAGCAGATGTCCGGCTTCACGATGGGCCGCGGCGTCGACGAGGGCGTCGACCTCGGCCCGCTCATCAATGCCCGTCAGCAGGCGAGCGTGGGTGAGCTCGTGAACGACGCCGTGGAGCGCGGCGCCGAGCTCATGGTCGGCGGCAAGGCACCTGACCTGCCGGGCTTCTTCTTCGAGCCCACCGTTCTGAAGAACGTGCCGGCCGATGCACGCATCCGGCACGAGGAGATCTTCGGGCCGGTTGCCCCGCTCGTGGCGTTCGACACGGAGGAAGAGGTCATCGCTCTGGCCAACGACACCGAGTACGGCCTTGTCTCCTACCTCTTCACGGAGAACCTCCGCCGGGCCATCCGGGTTGCCGAGGCGATGGAGTCCGGAATGGTGGGGCTCAACCAGGGCAGCGTCTCGAACGCTGCGGCGCCCTTCGGCGGCATCAAGCAGTCCGGGCTTGGCCGGGAGGGCGGGCCCGAGGGCATCGCCGAGTTCCTGGAGACGAAGTTCATCGCCGTGCAGCTCTAG
- a CDS encoding FAD-dependent oxidoreductase, whose translation MAERVPVLIVGGGPVGLALAGDLGYRGVQSLLVEARGGTVFQPKMDMVGIRTMEFCRRWGIAGDVEAAGYNREYVQDCAWVTTLNGYEFGREAFPAPKDEKNPPQSPQHRERCPQNFFDPVLTRFAASTGKADIRYHTELVEFADHGSHVTATVRNRQDGTISVIEADFLVGADGGQSTVRERLGIEMSGEGALTYTSNAIFRCDGLEDLHATAPAYRYIFIGPEGTWATLVAINGRDQWRFSLIGDENQREVTEDEMRAAIVRAVGRQFDFEILSMLPWVRRQLVADSYRSGRVFLAGDAAHLTSPTGGFGMNTGILDAVNLSWKLAAALEGWGGEALLDSYEYEQRPVAIRNVTEAGDNLKRMLGPRVAKPQPEVFNDDSPETEAARRDYGDAYTEAMKREWHSIGIHLGYVYEGSPVIVPDGSPMPPLTVQTYEQNARPGSRAPHLWLAEDRSILDEFGREYVLLRFDGRVGISEFEASARSAGIPVRVLDVDNAEARELYGARLALVRPDGQVSWRGDDLPADTDALVRRVAGQVVPATV comes from the coding sequence ATGGCAGAGAGAGTTCCCGTGCTCATCGTCGGGGGTGGCCCCGTGGGGCTCGCCCTCGCGGGCGATCTGGGCTACCGGGGCGTGCAGTCGCTCCTCGTGGAGGCCCGCGGCGGCACGGTCTTCCAGCCCAAGATGGACATGGTCGGCATCCGCACCATGGAGTTCTGCCGGCGCTGGGGCATCGCGGGCGATGTCGAGGCGGCGGGCTACAACCGCGAGTACGTCCAGGACTGCGCATGGGTGACCACCCTCAACGGCTATGAGTTCGGGCGCGAGGCGTTTCCCGCCCCGAAGGACGAGAAGAACCCGCCGCAGAGCCCGCAGCACCGCGAGCGTTGCCCGCAGAACTTCTTCGACCCCGTCCTGACCCGCTTCGCGGCTTCCACGGGCAAGGCCGACATCAGGTACCACACCGAACTCGTGGAGTTCGCCGACCACGGCAGCCACGTCACCGCGACCGTGCGCAACCGCCAGGACGGCACCATTTCAGTGATCGAGGCGGACTTCCTCGTGGGGGCGGACGGCGGCCAGAGCACCGTGCGCGAACGGCTCGGCATCGAGATGAGCGGCGAAGGCGCCCTCACGTACACGTCGAACGCGATCTTCCGCTGCGACGGCCTCGAGGACCTCCATGCGACGGCCCCAGCCTACCGCTACATCTTCATAGGCCCCGAGGGCACGTGGGCGACGCTCGTCGCGATCAACGGCCGGGACCAGTGGCGCTTCTCGCTCATCGGCGACGAGAACCAGAGGGAGGTCACCGAGGACGAGATGCGCGCCGCAATCGTCCGTGCCGTCGGCCGCCAGTTCGACTTCGAGATCCTCTCGATGCTGCCCTGGGTGCGGCGCCAGCTTGTTGCCGACTCGTACCGGTCGGGGCGGGTCTTCCTCGCTGGCGACGCCGCGCACCTCACTTCCCCCACAGGCGGCTTCGGGATGAACACGGGCATCCTGGATGCCGTGAACCTGTCCTGGAAGCTTGCGGCGGCCCTTGAGGGCTGGGGCGGAGAGGCGCTCCTGGACAGCTACGAGTACGAGCAGCGCCCCGTCGCCATCCGCAACGTCACGGAGGCGGGCGACAACCTCAAGCGCATGCTCGGACCCCGTGTGGCCAAGCCGCAGCCCGAGGTCTTCAACGATGACAGCCCCGAGACAGAGGCCGCCCGGCGCGATTACGGCGATGCCTACACCGAGGCCATGAAGCGCGAGTGGCACAGCATCGGCATCCATCTGGGCTACGTGTACGAGGGATCCCCGGTGATCGTCCCGGACGGCTCTCCGATGCCCCCCCTGACGGTCCAGACCTACGAGCAGAACGCCCGCCCCGGATCGCGAGCCCCCCATCTCTGGCTCGCCGAAGACCGCTCGATCCTGGACGAGTTCGGGCGGGAGTACGTGCTGCTCCGCTTCGACGGCCGCGTCGGAATCTCGGAGTTCGAGGCGTCCGCGCGCTCTGCAGGCATCCCCGTCCGCGTCCTCGACGTCGACAACGCGGAGGCGCGTGAGCTGTACGGGGCGAGGCTCGCCCTCGTCCGGCCCGACGGCCAGGTGTCATGGCGGGGCGACGACCTCCCCGCCGACACGGACGCCCTCGTGCGCCGTGTTGCCGGACAGGTGGTTCCCGCCACCGTCTAG
- a CDS encoding cupin domain-containing protein, with protein sequence MSESTTLPGDVEVRRQLRERLGKDGLKIAQPDEPPLFTRRPESPMVPMHWKWADLQAYLEELGRVLSLEPGGDRRTLRLANPGLDYGTTPTFWASIQYINPGEVATAHRHTPDAFRFIMHGNGCSTTVEGENYWMNEGDLVLTPNWMFHDHVHHGDEPMIWLDVLNVSVMKKLHNIHFDPLPTDTQEISAYPEKSYRSFGSGTMRPVGKVDRPFGNPLLAYPKAQTDAAMELAKGLEPDPVDDVILEYQDPTTGGSALPSMSMKSQILRPGFQGKAHRHTGTKVYYVTEGSGTTIVNGRRFDWGKGDFMSIPPWATHRHVNDSTRDARLFRVDDSPLFRYLNTYHEEILEDASEAEVLR encoded by the coding sequence ATGAGTGAGAGCACCACGCTTCCCGGCGACGTCGAGGTCCGCCGTCAGCTGCGGGAGCGGCTGGGAAAGGACGGCCTCAAGATCGCCCAGCCCGATGAACCTCCTCTGTTCACGCGCCGGCCGGAGTCCCCCATGGTGCCGATGCACTGGAAGTGGGCGGACCTCCAGGCCTATCTCGAAGAGCTGGGCCGGGTGCTCTCCCTCGAGCCCGGCGGCGACCGCCGCACACTCCGCCTGGCCAACCCGGGGCTCGACTACGGAACGACCCCGACGTTCTGGGCCTCGATCCAGTACATCAACCCGGGCGAGGTGGCTACGGCGCACCGCCACACCCCGGATGCATTCCGCTTCATCATGCACGGCAACGGCTGCTCCACAACGGTGGAGGGCGAGAACTACTGGATGAACGAGGGCGACCTCGTCCTGACGCCGAACTGGATGTTCCACGACCACGTGCACCACGGGGACGAGCCGATGATCTGGCTCGACGTGCTCAACGTGTCTGTCATGAAGAAGCTCCACAACATCCACTTCGATCCTCTGCCCACTGACACCCAGGAGATCAGCGCGTACCCGGAGAAGTCATATCGCTCCTTCGGCTCCGGGACCATGAGGCCGGTCGGCAAGGTCGATCGCCCCTTCGGCAATCCGCTCCTGGCCTACCCGAAGGCCCAGACCGATGCCGCCATGGAGCTGGCCAAGGGCCTTGAGCCGGATCCCGTCGACGACGTCATCCTGGAGTACCAGGATCCGACCACGGGCGGGTCCGCGCTCCCGTCGATGTCCATGAAGTCCCAGATCCTCCGCCCAGGATTCCAGGGCAAAGCACACCGCCACACCGGGACGAAGGTCTACTACGTCACGGAAGGCTCCGGGACGACGATCGTCAACGGCCGGCGCTTCGACTGGGGCAAGGGCGACTTCATGTCCATCCCCCCCTGGGCCACCCACCGGCATGTCAACGACAGCACCCGGGACGCCCGCCTCTTCCGGGTGGACGACAGTCCGCTGTTCAGGTACC